A part of Streptomyces sp. NBC_01451 genomic DNA contains:
- a CDS encoding ABC transporter permease, with product MTSTTLAPEVSGTLVHKVTGRRVLRSEWAKFWTLRSSWITLAVGVFLLVLFGAIASATYSPDVVTNQGPPGPGSGATDAVSLALTGVTFASLAVGVLGVLLSAGEYSTGMIRSTLAAVPRRLPVLWAKSAVIGPTALVLTTIAALAAFQLGTLGLDGEKIALSLTDDGVLRSLAGAGVYLGLVAVFGVALGMLLRSSAGAIAALVGILLILPGLASLLPDSLYDSINPYFPSNAGSAVYALHQSADSLSPGAGIAVFAGWVALALAGAAFRLVRTDV from the coding sequence ATGACCTCCACCACCCTCGCCCCGGAGGTCTCCGGCACGCTGGTCCACAAGGTGACCGGCCGCCGGGTGCTGCGCTCGGAGTGGGCCAAGTTCTGGACGCTGCGATCCAGTTGGATCACACTGGCCGTCGGTGTGTTCCTGCTGGTCCTTTTCGGCGCCATCGCGTCCGCCACCTACAGTCCGGACGTTGTCACGAACCAAGGGCCTCCCGGCCCGGGCTCGGGCGCCACCGACGCGGTGAGTCTCGCCCTGACCGGCGTGACCTTCGCCTCGCTGGCCGTGGGCGTGCTCGGCGTACTGCTGTCCGCGGGCGAGTACAGCACCGGCATGATCCGCTCCACCCTCGCCGCGGTACCACGCCGCCTGCCTGTGCTGTGGGCGAAGAGCGCCGTGATCGGCCCGACAGCGCTGGTCCTGACCACGATCGCCGCGCTGGCGGCGTTCCAGCTGGGCACGCTGGGCCTGGACGGCGAGAAGATCGCACTCTCCCTGACTGACGACGGTGTGCTGCGCAGCCTGGCCGGCGCCGGCGTCTACCTCGGACTGGTGGCCGTATTCGGTGTGGCGCTGGGCATGCTCCTGCGCTCCTCCGCCGGAGCCATCGCCGCCCTCGTCGGTATTCTCCTCATTCTCCCCGGCCTCGCCTCGCTGCTCCCCGACTCGCTGTACGACAGCATCAACCCCTACTTCCCCAGCAACGCGGGCTCGGCCGTCTACGCCCTGCACCAGTCCGCCGACTCCCTCTCGCCCGGGGCGGGAATCGCGGTCTTCGCCGGCTGGGTGGCCCTGGCCCTCGCCGGTGCGGCCTTCCGTCTGGTCCGGACCGACGTCTGA
- a CDS encoding polysaccharide deacetylase family protein — protein MNLMKARRLPLLAAAALAAATALTGHAAAPAQAAVCNGYVGLTFDDGPSANTTALLSALTRNGLRATMFNQGQYAAASPSLVRAQVNAGMWVGNHSYTHPHLTQLGQAQIDSEISRTQQAVANAGGGTPVLFRPPYGETNATVKAVAAKYGLTQIIWDVDSQDWNGASTDAIVQAAARLTNGQVILMHDWSANTLAAVPRIAQGLAGRGLCAGKISPATGRAVAP, from the coding sequence ATGAACCTCATGAAAGCAAGGCGTCTCCCCTTACTGGCCGCCGCCGCCCTGGCCGCCGCCACCGCCCTCACCGGCCACGCCGCCGCCCCGGCACAAGCCGCCGTCTGCAACGGGTATGTCGGGCTCACCTTCGACGACGGCCCGTCCGCCAACACGACGGCCCTGCTGAGCGCCCTTACGCGGAACGGGTTGCGCGCCACGATGTTCAACCAGGGGCAGTACGCCGCGGCCAGCCCGTCCCTGGTCCGTGCCCAGGTGAACGCAGGCATGTGGGTCGGCAACCACAGCTACACCCACCCGCACCTGACCCAGCTCGGCCAGGCACAGATCGACTCGGAGATCTCCCGGACCCAACAGGCCGTCGCCAACGCGGGCGGCGGCACCCCGGTACTGTTCCGCCCGCCGTACGGCGAGACCAACGCGACGGTGAAGGCGGTCGCCGCCAAGTACGGTCTGACCCAGATCATCTGGGACGTCGACTCGCAGGACTGGAACGGCGCCAGTACCGACGCGATCGTGCAGGCCGCCGCCCGGCTCACCAACGGGCAGGTCATCCTCATGCACGACTGGTCCGCCAACACGCTCGCCGCGGTGCCACGCATCGCGCAGGGCCTGGCCGGCCGTGGCCTGTGCGCCGGGAAGATCTCCCCGGCGACCGGCCGGGCCGTAGCCCCGTAG
- a CDS encoding ABC transporter ATP-binding protein: MIEARELTKRYGDKTVVDHLSFIVKPGEVTGFLGPNGAGKSTTMRMIIGLDAPTAGSVTVNGRSYARHAAPLQEIGTLLEAKSVHPGRTAFNHLMALAHTHGISRRRVDEVIELAGLTSVAGKRVGAFSLGMGQRLGIASALLGDPAIVMLDEPVNGLDPEGVLWVRNLLRGLADEGRAVMLSSHLMSETALIADHLVIIGRGRLLADTTVDDFTREAGGSGVKVSTTEAVKLRSLLAGPEVTISSSSAEDLVVVGRDAREIGAIAARNGVALYELTPQAVSLETAFMELTHDAVEYQSAPADTERKAA; the protein is encoded by the coding sequence ATGATCGAAGCACGTGAGCTCACCAAGCGGTACGGGGACAAGACGGTCGTCGACCACCTGAGCTTCATCGTCAAACCCGGCGAGGTGACCGGCTTTCTGGGCCCCAATGGCGCGGGCAAGTCCACCACCATGCGCATGATCATCGGGCTGGACGCGCCCACCGCGGGCTCCGTCACGGTCAACGGCAGGTCCTACGCCCGGCACGCCGCTCCGCTCCAGGAGATCGGCACCCTGCTGGAAGCAAAATCCGTCCATCCCGGCCGGACCGCCTTCAACCATCTGATGGCGCTCGCGCACACCCACGGCATTTCCCGCCGCCGGGTCGACGAGGTCATCGAGCTGGCCGGACTGACCAGCGTGGCCGGCAAGCGGGTGGGGGCCTTCTCCCTGGGCATGGGCCAGCGGCTCGGCATCGCCTCGGCCCTGCTCGGCGACCCGGCCATCGTCATGCTCGACGAACCCGTCAACGGCCTCGACCCCGAAGGCGTGCTGTGGGTACGCAACCTGCTGCGCGGCCTGGCCGACGAGGGCCGCGCCGTGATGCTCTCCTCGCACCTCATGAGCGAGACCGCGCTGATCGCCGACCACCTGGTGATCATCGGACGCGGCCGGCTGCTCGCGGACACCACGGTCGACGACTTCACCCGGGAGGCCGGCGGCTCCGGCGTGAAGGTCTCCACCACCGAAGCCGTGAAACTGCGTTCGCTGCTGGCCGGCCCGGAGGTCACGATCAGCTCCTCCTCGGCCGAGGACCTGGTGGTCGTGGGGCGTGACGCCCGGGAGATCGGGGCGATCGCCGCCCGGAACGGGGTGGCGCTGTACGAACTCACCCCGCAGGCAGTCTCCTTGGAGACGGCCTTCATGGAACTCACCCACGACGCCGTGGAGTACCAGAGCGCTCCCGCCGACACCGAGCGAAAGGCCGCCTGA